The genomic segment TGCAATTCCGGCTAAAAAATCAAGATATTCATTACCATCTTTATCATAGATTCTCACGCCTTCTCCTTTATCAACTACAATCGGTACTCGATCATTGAAGACATTCATAAAGTAATCTTTATCTGCCTGGACAATCTCTTCCTTCTTCATTCTACTCCCTCCTCTTATTTAGTTATCATAGTTCCGATTCCTCTATCAGTAAATATCTCCAACAGCAAAGAATGGGATATTCTACCATCCAGAATATGTGTTCTCCTCACTCCGCCATCTAAGGCATCAATACAGGAGTTCACCTTAGGAATCATTCCCCCGGCTATCTGTCCTGTTTCTATCATATCCTCAGCTTCTTCTATTGTCAGCGAGGAAATCAAAGAATCTTTATCACTTTCTTCTTCTAAGATCCCCTCAACATTTGTCAGTAGAATTAACTTATCAGCATCTAAAGCCGCTGCTAGCTGTCCAGCAACTAAATCAGCATTAATATTATAACTCTCACCTTCTGAACCGACACCGATCGGCGATACAACCGGCAGAAAACCGCTGTTTATCAGATTATCCAGCACCTCAGGATTAATCTCTGTTACCTGTCCAACATATCCTAAATCTACATCATCCTCCAGTTCATAATCCTCAGCTTCAATCAAATTACCGTCCTTACCGGAGATGCCGATGGATTTACTGCCGAATTGATTAGCCAGCGAAACAATCTCTTTGTTGACCTGTCCTACTAAAACCATCTCCACAACTTCCATAATCTCTTTAGTCGTAATTCTAAGTCCCTGATGAAACTGACTCTCGATTCCAAATCTATCCAAGGTCTCATTAATTACTGGCCCACCACCGTGGACAATCACCGGATTAACTCCTACATACTTAAGTAATGTAATATCCTCTAATACTGACTTCTTAATCTCATCATTAACCATAGCACTACCGCCGTACTTAATTACTACTGTTTTATCATGAAATTTACGCATATAAGGTAATGCTTCAACTAATATATCTGCTTTCTTAATTAAGTCCTCCACTTTATCACTCCACTTCTCAACTATAAATTATATTTTTACGTATGATATTCACCATTAATCTTAACATACTCATATGAAAGGTCACAGGTCCAGACTTTGGCCTGTCCCGAACCTAAATGTAGATTAAGCTTGATCTTAATCTCATCACGGGCTAACAGATCACGCAGCTTTTCAGGATCAGTTAATTCCTGTTTTCCGTCTACCAGCAGTTTCTGGCCATTAATCTCTAAATCTAGCCTGTCTAATTCTATCTGACCGCCGGAATAGCCTGCGGCAGCTACTATTCTGCCCCAATTAGGATCTTCGCCGAATAATGCAGTCTTAACTAATTGGGAGTTTGCTATTGCTCTAGCAATGGAATTAGCATCACTTAAAGTCAGAGCATTTACTACCTCTATTTCTACAAATTTAGTTGCTCCTTCGCCGTCTTTAACTATCTGTTGGGCTAGATACTTGGTTACTTCCTTTAATGCAGCCAGGAATTTATAGTAATTATCTCCCTTATGATTGATCTGTTCATTTCCTGCCTGACCGTTAGCCATAATAGCCACTGCATCATTTGTACTCTGATCACCGTCCACAGTAATCCGATTGAAAGATTCATCGACAGCTTCAGTCAATGCTTCCTGCAGCAACTGCTGAGAAATATTAAGATCAGTTGTAAGAAAACCCAACATTGTCGCCATATTGGGTTCAATCATTCCTGAGCCCTTAGACATACCGCCTAAGATTACTTCCCGGCCATCTATTTCAAAAGCCACAGCCATCTCCTTAGGATAGGTATCTGTAGTCATAATCGCCCGGCAGGCCTTCTTTCCGCCGGCGGGATGGAGCTGATCTGTAATCTCCTCAATTCCAGAAGTTACAGCCTCCATCGGCAGCTGCTGACCGATAATTCCTGTCGAAGCCGGAAAGATTAAATCAGCATCGATCCCTAACTCCTCTCCCAGTGATTCATTTATCCTATTAGCATTCTTAAATCCTTCTTCGCCGGTACAGGCATTGGCATTACCGCTGTTGATAATAAAGGCCTGAGCCGTACCGCGTTCCTTGATCTCTTGACCAATCAAGACCGGCGCTGCCTTAACTTGATTCTGAGTAAAAACAGCTGCCAGATTTGCCTCTGTTTCACTATATATCAAAGCTAAATCCTTTTCATACTCTTTGATGCCACAATTAATCCCTGCTCCCAAAAATCCTAGCGTATTAGTAATTCCCCCTGATAGATCTTTGAACTCTACTTCTACTGGATTAGTAACCATACCATCGCCTCCTTTATTTATTACTACATTCACTAGACTATGGAATTATTCCTGCAAAATCCAAACCTTCTTTTTCATCTAAATCAGACATTAGATTCAGATTTTGGATAGCCTGGCCGCTGGCTCCCTTGATTAAATTATCTATCACAGAAATAATTATTAGTCTTCCCGTCCGCTTATCTAGCTTAATTCCTAAGTCACAGTAATTAGAACCTGTTACCTCTTTAACCTCCGGCATCTTTTCCTCCTGTCTAATGCGGGCAAAAGGTTCTTGACTGTAGAATTTCTGGTATAATTCTATTAACTCTTTGCTGTTTACCTTCTGGGTTAAATCAGCATAAATCGTACTCAGAATCCCCCGTTTCATAGGCACTAAATGAGGTGTGAAAGAAAGTATAACCTCTTTAGCTGATAAACCGGCTAAATTCTGCTCTATTTCTGATGTATGGCGGTGCTCACCAACTTTATAGGCCTTAAAGCTTTCGGCTACTTCCGAAAAATGGGTTACCCGACTGGGCTTTCTACCGGCTCCTGTCACTCCGGATTTAGCATCAATAATGATGCTCTGACTATCAACAAGCCCTTCTTCTACTACCGGCGCCAAAGCTAATGTAGCCGAAGTAGGATAACAGCCGGGATTGGCTACCAAACCGGCTTCTTTAATTTCTTCTTTATTCAGCTCCGGCAGCCCATAGACTGCTTTATCAATCAACTCAGAGCTTTCATGCTTCTGCTGATACCAGTCTTCATAGATCTTCTGGCTACTGTAACGATAATCTCCGCTTAAATCTATCACTTTTACGCCAGCCTTAATTAACTCCGGTACTACCGACATAGAAACACCGTGCGGTAAAGCCGTAAAGACTATATCTACTCTTTTAGCCTGCTGTTTTATATCAATCTCTTCACACTTTAGGTCAACAATTCCCGCTAAAGCAGGATAAACTTCAGATATCTTCTGTCCCGTAAAGCTTCTCGAGGTCAGAAATTCTATCTCTACTTTAGAATGATTGGTCAATAAGCGGACTAATTCAGCTCCGGCATAGCCGGTTGCTCCTATAATTCCTGCTTTAATCATTGGTATCACCTCTTTTTTGATAATCAACTTTTAAAAGTTGCAACTTTATTGATATATTGTGTCACTTTCCATTTGCAGCTAATATAGTTTCTTTCATGATATTACGGGAATAGTCAATATGTATCCGCCGCTTGTCGTTCGCTCAACGTCCTGTTTCGCTCACTGTCAAAAACTGCCCCTCCGTCGTCCATGACTCCGGGTCAGTTTTAAGAATCACTCTGGACACATATTGACTATCTGTAATAAAGTGTTATCATCAATGAAAGTTACATTTAGAAGTTACTCTAGATACATGATAATATATTAGATTACAAATAGTCAACATTTCTCTAGAGCGACTCTTAAGATTAGTCCGGAACCACGGACGGTGGAGGACTAATCTTTGAGAATGAGTGAGACAGGACGTCGAACGAATGGCAAGCGTAAGAGATTTGTTGACTATAATCTGCAATATCTTAAACGAACGGCAAGTGTTTGCAAGATATCAACTCTAAACTGCAACAATATATCAATATAACATTGATTATAATTATACACAACAACGTATAAAAATGCAAATGTTTGATAGAAATTAAAAAGAGCCTCCCGCTAAACGGAAGGCTCTTATCAGAAGAATTTATATTATTCTCCATAATAGGCAGTTATATTTTAGTTACCTCTTCAGCTTGAGGACCTTTATCGCCCTCTACTACTTTAAACTGCACCTCTTGTCCTTCTTCTAATGTCTTAAATCCTTCTTCCTCAATTGCAGAAAAATGTACGAATACATCATCTTCTCCTGGTACTTCAATAAATCCATAACCTTTTTTTCCATCAAACCACTTTACTGTTCCTGTTTTCATAATTACTAATTCCTCCTATTTTTTCTTACACTTAATAAATTTATTCAACATACTTAGTATACCATGTTACTATCCATCTGTCAAAGGAAAAACCACTATAAATCAAATTATTTGTTTAAAGATCTCAACTACTCTTTCTCCATTATTCTTCTCTACAGAAGTCGATTCACCGGTTAAAGCAGCCTCCTGTACTTCCAGATTATTAGCAGAGATAATACGGAGGTCAGCTCCAACAGCATCTCCTGCTTCCAATTCAACAATATCGCCGGGAACCAACTCTTTTGAATCAATCTCTCTCCATCTACCGCTACGCAGTACTCGAGCTGTAGGCGTCTCCATTCTGCGTAAGGCCTGCAGCGACTCCTCTGCTCTATGTTCTTGAAAGACACCTAAAACAGCATTCAGAATAACAATTACTGAAATCACTACTGTATCCTTCACTTCACCAACAATTCCAGAAACTACAGCAGCCAGCAGAAGAATAATCACTAAAAAGTTCTTAAATTGATCCAGAAACATCTCAACAAGAGTCCGCTGATTCTTCTGCTGAACTATATTCTTTCCATACTCTTTTAACAGTTCTGCTGCTATTTCATCAGTCAAGCCTTTTTCTCTGTTAGTCTTAAATTCTTTTAATATCTTATCTATCTCCACTTGATACCACTTCTTATCAGCCATAACTGATTCCTTTCCTTGTTGATACTTTTACTTTATCTGTTCAGTAAGCAGTTCTTCAAGGCTTTTTTCTAATTCCTCCCCTTCTTGATTAACAATAACATCCAGAATACTTTTGTCCAGATTATGTTCTTTTGAATTATTAACTATCTTATCCAGATTACCGACTACTGATTCAAAGAGATTGATCTTATCATGTAATACATTCACTATCTTCTCTTCAATAGTTCCCTTAGTACAGAGATTATAAATCTTTACTTCTTCAGTCTGGCCTAAACGATGGACTCGGCCAATACGCTGTTCTAGCTTCATTGGATTCCAGGGTAGATCATAATTAATAATTACATTACAGAACTGGAGATTAATTCCCTGCCGGCCAGCAGCAGTACTGACTAACACATCTCCCTGTTCAGCAAAGAAGCGCTTAGCCCGCTCCTTTTGAGTATCATTCAAAGTTCCATCGAATTTGACAGGCATCAGCCCGCGCTGATAAAGATAGTAACAGATATAATTCTGGGTAGCCAGATATTCAGTAAAAATAACAGCCTGTCCATCAATCTCTTTTAATAACTCCTCTACCACTTGTACCTTCTGATTAATCTGAATTTCTTCTGCTAACTGTAATAGCTGTTCTACTTTCGGCACTAATTCTTCTGCAGCCGAGTTCAAAAAATTCTGTAGAGTTTCAATCACTGCAAAGGAACTGCTGCAGATCTCCCGCTGGAGAGTCACCAGATGGAGCAGATTCCTATTCTCTGCTCTACAGCGGTCATACTCCTGCTTAACTAATTCAGTAATCCCGTCATAGAGCTGCTGTTCTGGCGACGTTAATTCCAGCGGAATCAGCTTTACATCCCGGTCAGTAAAGTCCAGTTCTGAATCAGTTCGCTCATTCCTGATCATTACCTGGTCTAAATTCTGTTTCAATAAGTCAGAATCATTAACCCTAAATAATTCCGACTTAAGCAGCGAAACAAGATTATATAGTTCATCCAGATCATTCTGTATCGGCGTTGCTGTCAAAAACAACATATACTCTGGAGATAGATTATTTACAAACTGCCAATTTAATGTATCACTATTCTTCAATTTATGGGCCTCATCAACAATCACCATATCAAAATCTCTCTGATAGATCACTTCAGCATGGCGTTCTCTTTTAGCTAAATCTATCGAAGCAATCTGATGGTCAAAGTAATGCCAGCCCTTTCCCTTGCGGTTATTGAAGATATCGATATCGAACTTATTAGTTAATTCCACCCACCATTGGTAGCTCAGCGAAGCAGGAGTCAGAATCAATACCGTTTCTACTTCACCGCGCAGAATATACTCCTTCAATATTAAACCGGCTTCAATTGTTTTACCCAATCCTACTTCATCAGCCAATAATGCTCTACCATCAAGTTCATCAATCACCCGCTGGGCTGTCTCTATCTGATGAGGATATAAAGCAAAATCCCTTTCTGCCCAGAAGTCTGCAAGCTCATCTAGAACAACTAAATCATTATCCACTGCCCGTTGGTTAATAGCCATTTATCTCTACTCCTTTTCTACTTTTAGCCTACCTTTAGGATATTCGACCTGCGTCTAAATCATAAAGGTAGTTTTCGGCAGAAAAGAAAATTCAAGTAAATATGCTGTTTAATCCTTGAAATTAATTCCGGCCATACCTCCAATGAGTCCTGTCATCGAACCAATACCAAGCATAATTAAACTTCCCAAAGTAAATAAAGTCTCTACCCACATCAGACTCAAAAGAAAAATCAATCCAATATGCCCTAATCCAACTAAGCCTCCATTCAGCCAGCCATTTCCCTCTACATTGAGTCCAGTTAAGAAAGATCCAGTCAGAATCGATAGATAATTAAATATAATCAATATCTTTTGAATTATTAGATCATCTATATCTATAAAAGTAATTATCAGTCCCCCAATAATACTTACAGCCAATAACAGCAGAAAGCTAACAACTATTCCTCTGAAAATCCATTTCACCGATAAAGTCGACTTATCTGCACTAGAATCAGAATATCTGCTCATCATAAAGCCTCCATATAAGTCATAAAGCAGTTTAGTATATTATATTGTGTTAAAATGATTTTATGAAAGGCTAGAGAAAATAAAAAATGGCCTCTATCGGCCACACCTCTTAACAGAATATTGATATATTGTTGCAGTTTCAAGATATTGCAGTGATAGTCAATATGTATCCGCCACTTGCCGTTCGTTCGACGTCCTGTCTTACTCACTGTCAAAAACTGACCCTCCGCCGTCCATGGCTCCGGGTCAGTTTTAAGAGTCGCTTTGGACACATATTGACTATTGATAATAAAATATATTGCTGTGATTATCACCAATGAGAGTTGCTATAAACATATATTGACTATTTGCGGTATTACATTGTAATCACAACCTGGTTGTTTCGGAGTGAAATCTAGCTTTTTTCATCACAACTTCTGATTGCTTTCAAAATAACTCAGCCACATCATGAGAGTCTAACTTATTTGCAATTAGCAACAGAAGAGAAAAAAGATCTAGAGCGGAGAAACTTCCCAGACTGTAATTACAGAACGGAAATTTCGTTAATATGGTTTCACGCCACTTCCGATAATTTTGCACAATTAGTTGATATCTTGCAACAAGCGACTTTAAAGCAGCCCCAAAAGAGAAAATGGCTAACATATAAAGTAGGGTATTCAAACAGTAGCTCTAAGGTTAATTTATTGCTAATTAATCAGGGCTGATTTTCGGAGCGTTTGCAAGATATCAACTCTAAACTGCAACAATATATCAATTTAACTTTATCTTTAAAAAATATCCAAATCCTTCTGACTTAATTCCTCAATCGCTTCAAAATCAGTCAAGTTAAGTCTAATCGGAGTAATCGAAATCCGCTGTTGATTAACAGCTGCTACATCAGTCTCTTCATCATTGCCCTCTTCTACAATATCGCCGCCCATCCAGTAATAGTCTTCCCCCCGTGGATCTGTACGCTGATCAAAAGTGTTAATGTAACTTCTATTACCCAGCTTAGTAATCTGAACTCCTTCCAATTCTTCTCTATTACAGGGAGGAATATTAACATTTAATAATACTTCCTTATCCAATCCTTTTTCTGCTAAATCCTCTACTAATTCGGAAATAAATTCAGCAGCATAAGTAAAGTTTAAATCATCATAAGCTGCCAGTGAAACTGCAACAGCTGGTACTCCTAATAATATTCCCTCAAATGCTGCCGATACAGTACCAGAATAGAGAACATCACAGCCTAAATTAGGTCCCCGGTTAATACCGGAAATAACTATATCAGGCTTTTCTTCTAGAATTGCTTCAATTCCTAATTTTACACAGTCGGCCGGTGTACCATTAACAGCTAAACTCTCAGCATCAGCACTATCATAATTAACTTCTTTTACCCGCAGCGGGCGATGCAGAGTAATAGCATGTCCTGTTGCACTCTGTTCTCTATCAGGTGCTACTACCAATACTTCATTATCCGGATTCTTCGCTAAGGCTCTAGCCAGCTGCTGAATTCCATCAGCATAAATTCCATCATCATTAGTAACTAAAATTTTCATCATTTCTCTCCCCTTCCATTACCAAATAAATCACTGTCTTAATTGGAGCATTAGTTAGTTCTACTTAGTTTAATTAATTTAATCTCATTTAAAACTTGCTAGCTACAATTGACAGCATAAGCAATATAAGTTATACTACATATTGTTCGCTACGAAATAATATTCCTTACGGAGCATGGCGCAGCTTGGCTAGCGCACCTGGTTTGGGACCAGGGGGTCGCAGGTTCAAATCCTGCTGCTCCGACCATTGTGGACCCATAGCTCAGTTGGTCAGAGCCATCGGCTCATAACCGATTAGTCGTAGGTTCGAATCCTACTGGGTCCACCATTTCTTATACTACCCCATTCACCTGCCAAAGTACATATATAATAGTAACTATAATAAAATTCCAGGTAGCATGAGCAATAATACTGGTATATAATGACTGGCTTACTTCATAAAGAATAATTAATCCTAGTCCACCTAAAAAGGTAGCTAAAAAAGACCATAAACTAAAATGTAAAGCCCCAAAAATCACTGCTGCTAGAAGCCCACCTTTAAATAATCCAAATCTATCCTTAAAATACTGATACATTAAACCACGAAAGAATACTTCTTCTGTAATCGGAGCTACAATAACAATCAAAGAAGCATATAGAATAAAGGTCAATTGATTCTGGCTCTCCATTAACTCCGTTATTATCGGTTGAGAAGGAATCACAATTCCCCACCATTCCATAATCAGTTTCTGAACTCCCAGATTAACCAGCATTGCCATAGAACAGATACCAAAACCGCCTATAATCCCTAAAGTAACCATTTTTTTAAGATCAATCATCTGAAAACCTAAAATTTTTAATGATAGACCATACTTAGTAAAAATTATATACATACTTACTATTAACATAGTAGCAAACTGTAAAAAATTAACTATAATCTGTTTATAAGACAGCACCCCCGGTATAATATAGGATAAATGCTCCAGCAAAGAAGCTACCAAAAAATTAAATAACAACGTCATACTTATAGTAATTAAAATTATAAGTAAGATATCAGTTCCGGTCCAGACAACTTTTTGGTTCTGATATCGGCTTTTAAACATACCTGCCCCTCCTTTGGTACAATTAATTGTATTATAAACTACTTTAGAATATGTTGCAAAATTAAAGAGATATACTTACATCTGGTGAATGCAAATATATCCCTACTTAATCCATATTTAATTCATTCACTTTTGAGTGTAAATTTCCTCTCTATAACTTCACCCTGTCTGCCAAAAGGTCCAAACGCCTCACCATTAAGGACAACTTTGACTCCAGCCGCATTGGCTGAAAGAAATTCTACACTCCGGTCAGCATGCCAGCTTCTTTCTGTACCTGAACTCAGCATTTCCTCTAAAACTATCTTTCCATCCACTACTACCTTTATCCAGGATGTTTCGAGCACCTTAATCGTAATATTTCTTTTCGAAGGTTCAGTATTTCTATCCTTGACCTTAATTTCTTGTTTATTCGTATCAGCCTCTATTCCTGTACTGACAGACTCTTGAGAAGTATTATCCTTCTTTTCCTCTGATAAAATCATATTACTCTGCTCCGTTTGGGTTAAATTGCCTATAATTCCCTGCTTATAAAGAATAGTCCCGCCCAAAAAAACCATGAGTAAAATAACTACTGCCGCTACAATCTTCATTAGGTGATTGCTGATAAAACATAATACTTTCTCTGCTGTTGATTCATCTTCTTCTATCTCCGTTTTACCTTTTTTAACCTCTTGACGTAGATCTATTAATTCATTATACTCATTTAATATTTCTTGGCCGTCAAGCCCAACATAATTAGCATATACCCGCAAAAACCCTTTCAAAAAGACTTCTTGAGAGATTACTTCAAAATCCCCTGCTTCGATTGCTTTTAGATACTTTTTTCTAATTTTAGTCGACTTCTGTACTTTATCAATCGTAATTCCACGGTCTAAACGGGCCTGCCTAATCTTTTGACCCAATTCTTCCATATCTCCCATTCTAGTAGCCCCTTTCCACTCTCCTTTCAGTTTTCCTAAATTAAGCTAATAAAATTAAATACTAAAATCAAACTTCCGATTCCCCAGACATAATAAGCAAAGTATTCGAATTGATCCTTTTCTAGCGCCTTTAATAAGAATTTGATAGCTGCATAGCCAACCACCGCTGCAGTAACCGTTCCTATAAGAAGGGATAAGTAATTAACCTCTATACCGCCTACTTCAAATAAATCAATAACTTCCAATAAAGTAGCACCTAAAACCGCTGGAATAAAGATCAAAAATGAAAATCTAGCCGCCGCCTTTCGCTTCAATCCTATAAATAATCCAGCTATAATAGTAATTCCCGACCTAGATATTCCAGGCGTAATTGCTATTCCTTGAGCAATACCAATTATTATAGCCTGTAACAAACTTAAATTTCTAACTTTTTTATCAAATCTAATATTCATATTCTCCACCCACCATAACAGACCACCAGTTACCAGTAAAGCAATACCCACAGCTGAAACTGAACCAAATAAGCTTTCAAAAGTATCTTTCAGAACAAATCCCATAACTGCTGTAGGAAAAGTAGCTGTTATTATCAGTAGTCTTTCTTTATTATATTTAAAATCAAGACTTAATAAATCCCTAATATCATCCCAATAAAAGACAGTTACTGCAATCAAGGTTCCAAAATGAAGAAAGACATCATAGATTAAGTGTGGTTCTGTAAAGCCCAATAAATTCTTAAAGATCACTAAATGGCCTGAACTGCTAATCGGTAAGAACTCTGTTATTCCCTGTACTATTCCCAAAATAATACTATCCAATATTGACACCAATTATCCACTTCCTTTATTTTCATAAATTTAAACTTCTATTATTTATCATTATATGATTATTCTATATAATAACTGCTATTCCCTTTATCAAGTATAATATTAATAGAAAAATCTATACCATTTTGTAAAATGGTATAGATCCACTATGACAATATCCACAATTAAACTATTTTTCTTCTCTATTAGCTATAACCTTATCAACTACACTGAGATAATCCAGTAAAACCAATCCGTTAGCCTCTAACTTATATTTATCTATGGCTATCTCCTCATAGGGAATACTCTTTCTGCCGCCCTGCTGTTTTTTAATCATATATTCATCCAATAATTTAAAGGGAAGATAATAAGATTCATCCAACTTTTTGAATCTAACTAATAAAAAAGCTACTGCTCCACATTGATTCTGGTCTTTTAAATACTGGTACTGATGCTGTTTGATATTCTTAAGATCAAATCTTGTCTCTACATTAGTCTCTTTAGCATCAAATACAATAGTTCGTCCTTGATAAGTACCGATATAATCAACAGTTGATTTCTGCTGATAAAAAGCTTTAGTAATCTTACCAGTCTGCGGATTAAAGTTAAGAACTTTAACCGGAATCGGAATTTTTTGTATCTTGGCTATTCCCTGTGAATTATAATATTGATTAGTAGTCTCTAATTCAGTCTCCAACTGCCGTCCACGATTAGCATAACCCTGGCGATACTTAGTCATCTAATCACTCCAGATATCCTTTAAGCTGCTTAATTCTTGTCGGATGCTTCAAGCGGTTTAAAGC from the Acetohalobium arabaticum DSM 5501 genome contains:
- the argB gene encoding acetylglutamate kinase, translated to MEDLIKKADILVEALPYMRKFHDKTVVIKYGGSAMVNDEIKKSVLEDITLLKYVGVNPVIVHGGGPVINETLDRFGIESQFHQGLRITTKEIMEVVEMVLVGQVNKEIVSLANQFGSKSIGISGKDGNLIEAEDYELEDDVDLGYVGQVTEINPEVLDNLINSGFLPVVSPIGVGSEGESYNINADLVAGQLAAALDADKLILLTNVEGILEEESDKDSLISSLTIEEAEDMIETGQIAGGMIPKVNSCIDALDGGVRRTHILDGRISHSLLLEIFTDRGIGTMITK
- the argJ gene encoding bifunctional glutamate N-acetyltransferase/amino-acid acetyltransferase ArgJ; its protein translation is MVTNPVEVEFKDLSGGITNTLGFLGAGINCGIKEYEKDLALIYSETEANLAAVFTQNQVKAAPVLIGQEIKERGTAQAFIINSGNANACTGEEGFKNANRINESLGEELGIDADLIFPASTGIIGQQLPMEAVTSGIEEITDQLHPAGGKKACRAIMTTDTYPKEMAVAFEIDGREVILGGMSKGSGMIEPNMATMLGFLTTDLNISQQLLQEALTEAVDESFNRITVDGDQSTNDAVAIMANGQAGNEQINHKGDNYYKFLAALKEVTKYLAQQIVKDGEGATKFVEIEVVNALTLSDANSIARAIANSQLVKTALFGEDPNWGRIVAAAGYSGGQIELDRLDLEINGQKLLVDGKQELTDPEKLRDLLARDEIKIKLNLHLGSGQAKVWTCDLSYEYVKINGEYHT
- the argC gene encoding N-acetyl-gamma-glutamyl-phosphate reductase, which codes for MIKAGIIGATGYAGAELVRLLTNHSKVEIEFLTSRSFTGQKISEVYPALAGIVDLKCEEIDIKQQAKRVDIVFTALPHGVSMSVVPELIKAGVKVIDLSGDYRYSSQKIYEDWYQQKHESSELIDKAVYGLPELNKEEIKEAGLVANPGCYPTSATLALAPVVEEGLVDSQSIIIDAKSGVTGAGRKPSRVTHFSEVAESFKAYKVGEHRHTSEIEQNLAGLSAKEVILSFTPHLVPMKRGILSTIYADLTQKVNSKELIELYQKFYSQEPFARIRQEEKMPEVKEVTGSNYCDLGIKLDKRTGRLIIISVIDNLIKGASGQAIQNLNLMSDLDEKEGLDFAGIIP
- a CDS encoding cold-shock protein, with the protein product MKTGTVKWFDGKKGYGFIEVPGEDDVFVHFSAIEEEGFKTLEEGQEVQFKVVEGDKGPQAEEVTKI
- a CDS encoding HAD-IC family P-type ATPase; amino-acid sequence: MADKKWYQVEIDKILKEFKTNREKGLTDEIAAELLKEYGKNIVQQKNQRTLVEMFLDQFKNFLVIILLLAAVVSGIVGEVKDTVVISVIVILNAVLGVFQEHRAEESLQALRRMETPTARVLRSGRWREIDSKELVPGDIVELEAGDAVGADLRIISANNLEVQEAALTGESTSVEKNNGERVVEIFKQII
- a CDS encoding DEAD/DEAH box helicase — encoded protein: MAINQRAVDNDLVVLDELADFWAERDFALYPHQIETAQRVIDELDGRALLADEVGLGKTIEAGLILKEYILRGEVETVLILTPASLSYQWWVELTNKFDIDIFNNRKGKGWHYFDHQIASIDLAKRERHAEVIYQRDFDMVIVDEAHKLKNSDTLNWQFVNNLSPEYMLFLTATPIQNDLDELYNLVSLLKSELFRVNDSDLLKQNLDQVMIRNERTDSELDFTDRDVKLIPLELTSPEQQLYDGITELVKQEYDRCRAENRNLLHLVTLQREICSSSFAVIETLQNFLNSAAEELVPKVEQLLQLAEEIQINQKVQVVEELLKEIDGQAVIFTEYLATQNYICYYLYQRGLMPVKFDGTLNDTQKERAKRFFAEQGDVLVSTAAGRQGINLQFCNVIINYDLPWNPMKLEQRIGRVHRLGQTEEVKIYNLCTKGTIEEKIVNVLHDKINLFESVVGNLDKIVNNSKEHNLDKSILDVIVNQEGEELEKSLEELLTEQIK
- a CDS encoding TIGR04086 family membrane protein; its protein translation is MSRYSDSSADKSTLSVKWIFRGIVVSFLLLLAVSIIGGLIITFIDIDDLIIQKILIIFNYLSILTGSFLTGLNVEGNGWLNGGLVGLGHIGLIFLLSLMWVETLFTLGSLIMLGIGSMTGLIGGMAGINFKD
- the surE gene encoding 5'/3'-nucleotidase SurE: MKILVTNDDGIYADGIQQLARALAKNPDNEVLVVAPDREQSATGHAITLHRPLRVKEVNYDSADAESLAVNGTPADCVKLGIEAILEEKPDIVISGINRGPNLGCDVLYSGTVSAAFEGILLGVPAVAVSLAAYDDLNFTYAAEFISELVEDLAEKGLDKEVLLNVNIPPCNREELEGVQITKLGNRSYINTFDQRTDPRGEDYYWMGGDIVEEGNDEETDVAAVNQQRISITPIRLNLTDFEAIEELSQKDLDIF
- a CDS encoding CPBP family intramembrane glutamic endopeptidase, whose amino-acid sequence is MFKSRYQNQKVVWTGTDILLIILITISMTLLFNFLVASLLEHLSYIIPGVLSYKQIIVNFLQFATMLIVSMYIIFTKYGLSLKILGFQMIDLKKMVTLGIIGGFGICSMAMLVNLGVQKLIMEWWGIVIPSQPIITELMESQNQLTFILYASLIVIVAPITEEVFFRGLMYQYFKDRFGLFKGGLLAAVIFGALHFSLWSFLATFLGGLGLIILYEVSQSLYTSIIAHATWNFIIVTIIYVLWQVNGVV
- a CDS encoding helix-turn-helix domain-containing protein; this encodes MGDMEELGQKIRQARLDRGITIDKVQKSTKIRKKYLKAIEAGDFEVISQEVFLKGFLRVYANYVGLDGQEILNEYNELIDLRQEVKKGKTEIEEDESTAEKVLCFISNHLMKIVAAVVILLMVFLGGTILYKQGIIGNLTQTEQSNMILSEEKKDNTSQESVSTGIEADTNKQEIKVKDRNTEPSKRNITIKVLETSWIKVVVDGKIVLEEMLSSGTERSWHADRSVEFLSANAAGVKVVLNGEAFGPFGRQGEVIERKFTLKSE
- the uppP gene encoding undecaprenyl-diphosphatase UppP; this encodes MSILDSIILGIVQGITEFLPISSSGHLVIFKNLLGFTEPHLIYDVFLHFGTLIAVTVFYWDDIRDLLSLDFKYNKERLLIITATFPTAVMGFVLKDTFESLFGSVSAVGIALLVTGGLLWWVENMNIRFDKKVRNLSLLQAIIIGIAQGIAITPGISRSGITIIAGLFIGLKRKAAARFSFLIFIPAVLGATLLEVIDLFEVGGIEVNYLSLLIGTVTAAVVGYAAIKFLLKALEKDQFEYFAYYVWGIGSLILVFNFISLI
- the recU gene encoding Holliday junction resolvase RecU; the protein is MTKYRQGYANRGRQLETELETTNQYYNSQGIAKIQKIPIPVKVLNFNPQTGKITKAFYQQKSTVDYIGTYQGRTIVFDAKETNVETRFDLKNIKQHQYQYLKDQNQCGAVAFLLVRFKKLDESYYLPFKLLDEYMIKKQQGGRKSIPYEEIAIDKYKLEANGLVLLDYLSVVDKVIANREEK